In Burkholderia gladioli, a genomic segment contains:
- a CDS encoding PBSX family phage terminase large subunit, with product MSDLVIETPRAFAPLLANEMPDGRPVRYKGAHGGRGSGKSHFFGDLWLEENVSDKYDFVCLRQTLKSLEFSVKKLLESKIEVFNAGDYFDVQDRRILSRNGGTTIFEGMQNHTAESIKSLEGFDRAWFAEAQNATANSLKILRPTIRKDRSQIWFDWNPNKATDPVDDLMRGDHPPPDSIVVEANYMDNPWLPDVLQVEMEYDKRRDPDKYAHVWLGKYQQRSEARVFKNWAIEEFERPAGTIHRLGADWGFASDPSVLVRCDIEGNRLYVDYEAYQVGCEIVNLPELFMGVPDAENWPITADSARPETISHMRNHGFPKIRAAIKGARSLEEGVEFLQSFDIVVHPRCIHVIDELTLYKYKEDPLTGLVLPILEDKHNHVIDALRYACEGARRAMKASKPKAKPVVRRVVSTAHGWMGK from the coding sequence ATGAGCGACCTGGTGATCGAGACGCCGCGCGCATTCGCGCCGCTGCTGGCGAACGAGATGCCGGACGGCCGGCCGGTGCGCTACAAGGGAGCGCACGGCGGCCGCGGCTCGGGCAAGTCGCACTTCTTCGGCGACCTCTGGCTCGAGGAGAACGTCAGCGACAAGTATGACTTCGTGTGCCTGCGCCAGACGCTGAAGTCGCTGGAGTTCTCGGTGAAGAAGCTGCTGGAATCGAAGATCGAGGTGTTCAACGCTGGCGATTACTTCGACGTGCAGGATCGCCGCATCCTGTCGCGCAACGGTGGCACGACGATTTTCGAGGGGATGCAGAACCACACGGCCGAGTCGATCAAGTCGCTGGAGGGGTTCGATCGAGCCTGGTTCGCCGAGGCGCAGAACGCGACCGCGAACAGCCTCAAGATCCTGCGCCCGACGATCCGCAAGGACCGCTCGCAGATCTGGTTCGATTGGAACCCGAACAAGGCCACCGACCCCGTCGACGATCTGATGCGCGGTGATCACCCCCCGCCCGATTCGATCGTCGTCGAGGCGAACTACATGGACAACCCGTGGCTGCCGGACGTGCTGCAGGTCGAAATGGAGTACGACAAACGGCGCGACCCCGACAAGTATGCGCACGTGTGGCTCGGCAAGTACCAGCAGCGCAGCGAGGCGCGCGTCTTCAAGAACTGGGCGATCGAGGAGTTCGAGCGGCCGGCCGGCACGATCCATCGCCTGGGTGCTGACTGGGGCTTCGCGAGTGATCCCTCGGTGCTGGTCCGCTGCGACATCGAAGGCAACCGCCTGTATGTCGACTATGAGGCATACCAGGTCGGCTGCGAGATCGTGAACCTGCCCGAGCTGTTCATGGGCGTGCCGGATGCCGAGAACTGGCCGATCACGGCTGACTCGGCTCGACCGGAGACGATCAGCCACATGCGCAACCACGGCTTCCCGAAGATCCGGGCGGCCATCAAGGGCGCGCGGTCGCTGGAAGAGGGCGTCGAGTTCCTGCAGTCGTTCGACATCGTGGTGCATCCGCGCTGCATCCACGTGATCGATGAGCTGACGCTCTACAAGTACAAGGAGGACCCGCTCACGGGCCTCGTGCTGCCGATCCTCGAAGACAAGCACAACCAC
- a CDS encoding helix-turn-helix domain-containing protein — protein MKPWTWRHAIINSTLPPTTRHVLLTLSCHVNDAGEPVYPSTLLLADETGLSERAVITHLRAAAKAGWLVTEKHGYGGQKWARNQYHPLIPENFQLPDRDAKRTERASVPRKTGRKIEALNYVQQLVDNGTEGRSVPSPEALNVVPEGTEPNDTKALKEVQSNTAVNPAVNSSNARAADPAAAAAQKISIPQPDAEATLTDLLIELERERGKALQVNRGTDRAVVLTWIGKGVTVEQLREAHAAAVKARDRDSDARPTYVAFVDTFLGAAPAARGGAGVADARWFDSPAGVDAKGFELGVRIRKADEDWRYYRVLVARAAREPAAIEAVLKDAQRFNASDLYQFARTTFGDALMPVDDFPS, from the coding sequence ATGAAGCCATGGACTTGGCGCCATGCCATCATCAATTCGACGCTGCCGCCTACGACGCGGCACGTTCTGCTTACGCTGTCGTGCCATGTGAACGATGCGGGTGAGCCTGTCTATCCGTCGACGCTGCTGCTCGCAGATGAGACGGGCCTGTCGGAACGGGCCGTGATCACGCATCTGCGCGCCGCCGCGAAGGCCGGCTGGCTCGTCACTGAGAAACACGGTTACGGCGGCCAGAAGTGGGCGCGCAATCAATACCATCCGCTCATCCCTGAGAACTTCCAACTTCCTGACCGCGATGCGAAACGTACTGAACGTGCTTCAGTGCCTCGGAAAACGGGGCGGAAAATCGAGGCACTGAACTACGTTCAGCAGCTTGTGGATAACGGCACTGAAGGACGTTCAGTGCCTTCACCCGAGGCACTGAACGTCGTTCCGGAAGGCACTGAACCTAACGACACGAAGGCACTGAAGGAGGTTCAGTCTAATACTGCAGTTAACCCTGCAGTAAACAGCAGCAACGCGCGCGCCGCCGATCCGGCTGCAGCTGCTGCTCAAAAAATAAGCATCCCTCAACCCGACGCCGAGGCGACGCTCACCGATCTCCTGATCGAGCTGGAGCGCGAACGCGGTAAGGCGCTGCAGGTGAACCGCGGCACCGACCGCGCCGTGGTGCTGACCTGGATCGGCAAGGGCGTGACGGTCGAGCAGCTGCGCGAGGCGCACGCGGCCGCCGTGAAGGCCCGCGATCGCGACAGCGACGCCAGACCGACCTACGTTGCCTTTGTCGACACCTTCCTTGGCGCGGCGCCGGCGGCGCGTGGCGGCGCGGGCGTGGCCGATGCGCGCTGGTTCGACTCCCCCGCCGGCGTCGACGCGAAGGGCTTCGAGCTCGGCGTGCGGATCCGGAAAGCCGACGAGGACTGGCGCTACTACCGCGTCCTGGTCGCGCGCGCCGCTCGAGAGCCGGCCGCCATCGAGGCGGTACTGAAAGACGCCCAGCGCTTCAACGCCAGTGACCTCTACCAATTCGCGCGGACCACGTTCGGGGACGCGCTGATGCCTGTTGACGATTTCCCATCGTGA
- a CDS encoding terminase small subunit, which translates to MSKQLTPKQQRFVEEYLLDLNGSAAARRAGYSERTANEQAVRLLANVSVQSAIAAAMAARSERTKIDQDRIVQELWNVVTADANGLIEFRRTCCRHCYGIDHAYQWVSEREFALAMRSHQRALALAKKARTPVAARPSAPDPSGGFGFDPRRSPVADCPDCFGEGVADVFLKDTRDLSPELRSLYAGVKRTKDGIEVKMHDKQGFAQLLMRHLGMLKETVEHTGKDGGPIQYQRITRRIVDPAAPAAAPAPKERKS; encoded by the coding sequence ATGTCCAAGCAGCTCACGCCGAAGCAGCAGCGGTTCGTCGAGGAGTATTTGCTCGACCTGAACGGCTCGGCTGCTGCTCGCCGCGCGGGTTATAGCGAACGGACCGCCAACGAACAGGCGGTCCGTCTGTTAGCAAATGTTAGCGTTCAGTCAGCGATCGCCGCCGCCATGGCCGCGCGCAGCGAACGGACGAAGATCGACCAGGACCGGATCGTTCAGGAGCTCTGGAACGTAGTCACGGCCGATGCGAACGGCCTGATCGAGTTCCGGCGGACGTGCTGCCGTCACTGCTACGGGATCGATCACGCCTATCAGTGGGTGAGCGAGCGCGAATTCGCTCTCGCGATGAGGAGCCATCAGCGTGCCCTCGCTCTCGCGAAGAAGGCGCGCACGCCGGTTGCCGCGCGCCCGTCCGCGCCCGATCCGTCTGGTGGTTTCGGTTTCGATCCTCGGCGATCGCCCGTGGCTGATTGCCCCGATTGCTTTGGCGAGGGAGTCGCCGACGTGTTCTTGAAGGACACGCGCGACCTTTCCCCCGAGCTGCGCAGCCTCTATGCCGGCGTGAAGCGCACCAAGGATGGGATCGAGGTGAAGATGCACGACAAGCAGGGTTTCGCCCAGTTGCTCATGCGCCACCTCGGGATGCTGAAAGAGACGGTGGAGCACACGGGCAAGGATGGCGGCCCGATCCAGTATCAGCGCATCACGCGTCGCATCGTCGACCCAGCCGCACCGGCCGCCGCCCCCGCGCCGAAGGAGCGCAAGTCATGA
- a CDS encoding Gp49 family protein — translation MNDNDIEREIRAKGKTAARVTPTDIEASIEHEVYFTAAEGVAGESIGKPSWISPPSLALLTFCVLVLRNGFTVTGESACASPENFDAEIGRKIARQNAVAKIWRLEGYLLKQRLYEGR, via the coding sequence ATGAACGACAACGATATCGAACGCGAGATCAGGGCCAAGGGAAAGACGGCGGCGCGCGTGACACCGACGGACATCGAGGCGTCGATTGAGCACGAGGTCTATTTCACGGCGGCGGAGGGCGTAGCAGGTGAGTCCATCGGGAAGCCGTCTTGGATTTCTCCGCCTTCCTTGGCGCTGCTGACCTTCTGCGTGCTCGTTTTGCGCAACGGCTTCACCGTGACCGGCGAGTCGGCCTGCGCGAGTCCCGAAAACTTCGACGCTGAGATCGGCCGCAAGATCGCGCGGCAGAACGCCGTCGCAAAAATCTGGCGCCTCGAGGGCTATTTGCTCAAGCAACGTCTCTACGAGGGACGCTGA
- a CDS encoding Cro/CI family transcriptional regulator — protein sequence MNLTKQQATAIFGSGAALARALGITRGAVSQWPDKLDQQRTAMVIGAAVQSGRALPPGFIVPVDESDTPAAA from the coding sequence ATGAACCTCACCAAACAGCAGGCCACCGCCATCTTTGGCAGCGGTGCTGCGCTCGCCCGTGCATTGGGCATCACCAGGGGCGCCGTTTCGCAGTGGCCCGACAAGCTGGATCAGCAGCGCACCGCAATGGTCATCGGTGCTGCCGTGCAGAGCGGCCGTGCGCTTCCTCCTGGTTTCATCGTTCCGGTCGACGAATCCGACACTCCGGCGGCCGCATGA
- a CDS encoding LexA family protein: MKALEDRIRTILHETQAEQIELAEAAGVTKGTVTQWLDGKIKSIKLEYAVGIQKRWGYNPVWIVMGQGKKKSSGFSNVRGAEIGSRRVPLISYVQAGKMSEAVNPFPPGAAFEYLLTDLDLSDGAFALEIDGLSMAPEFNPGDRVIVEPALTPRPGDCVVAKNGHEEATFKRYRVRGINAAGQEVFELVPLNPDYPTINSEHEPVTIIAVMVEHRRYRKK, translated from the coding sequence ATGAAAGCTCTCGAAGACCGGATCCGGACGATCCTTCACGAAACGCAGGCCGAGCAGATCGAGCTTGCGGAAGCTGCTGGGGTGACGAAAGGCACGGTGACACAGTGGCTCGACGGCAAGATCAAGTCGATCAAACTGGAATATGCCGTCGGCATCCAGAAGCGCTGGGGCTATAACCCCGTCTGGATCGTGATGGGCCAAGGCAAGAAGAAGTCGTCGGGCTTTTCCAACGTGCGCGGAGCAGAGATCGGTTCTCGGCGCGTTCCGCTGATCAGCTACGTCCAGGCCGGCAAAATGAGCGAGGCCGTCAATCCCTTTCCGCCTGGGGCTGCGTTCGAGTATTTGCTCACTGACCTTGATCTGTCCGATGGCGCGTTCGCGCTCGAGATCGATGGCCTATCGATGGCTCCCGAATTCAATCCAGGCGATCGCGTTATCGTGGAACCGGCCCTTACGCCGCGCCCGGGAGACTGTGTAGTCGCGAAAAATGGGCATGAAGAAGCCACGTTCAAGCGGTACCGCGTGCGCGGCATAAATGCAGCTGGCCAGGAGGTATTCGAGCTCGTGCCGCTGAATCCCGACTATCCAACAATCAACAGTGAACACGAGCCCGTGACGATCATTGCGGTGATGGTCGAGCACCGGCGATATCGGAAAAAATGA